A window from Scheffersomyces stipitis CBS 6054 chromosome 7, complete sequence encodes these proteins:
- the SNM1 gene encoding SNM1-like protein (Similar to SNM1 which has roles in both mitochondrial DNA replication and nuclear 5.8S rRNA processing; Similar to cyclic GMP-binding protein C) yields MSSVKQTSLNQNQLTALHLYDVAHCLPLNPLNKQYSLNFSDFLVEKSINLPPNPTVTHKFCRNCGVILIPGLTLSLRIVFRKKTKSKKSKESVIRANSSEDFKSKPIRKLRYRCLQCRNLEYDDSLIQRNEKRLSRLEAKESSNEIMIGNSNSVSNSNTPEPFRAEWSPLTNTNEVSKDIKVKSNNNNSKRNSDNITKSNSKSKERSKKRKQNSLSSMLQQKKQQKEQESKTNSLNLMEFMQG; encoded by the coding sequence ATGTCATCTGTAAAACAGACTCTgttgaaccagaaccagctCACAGCATTACATCTTTACGATGTGGCGCATTGCCTTCCCTTAAATCCGCTCAACAAGCAATATTCGCTCAATTTCCTGGACTTCTTAGTTGAAAAATCCATTAATCTACCTCCCAACCCAACAGTAACTCACAAGTTTTGTCGTAATTGCGGCGTTATATTGATTCCAGGGCTTACTCTTAGTTTGCGAATCGTATTTAGAAAGAAAACCAAACTGAAAAAGTCCAAAGAATCGGTGATAAGAGCAAATTCTAGTGAAGATTTTAAGCTGAAACCTATACGAAAGTTGAGGTATCGTTGTCTTCAATGTAGAAATCTTGAATACGACGATTCTTTGATACAACGAAACGAAAAGAGACTATCCCGACTCGAAGCGAAGGAATCTTCCAATGAAATTATGATTggaaattcaaattctgtCTCCAATAGCAATACACCTGAACCCTTCAGAGCTGAGTGGAGCCCACTTACGAACACAAACGAAGTATCCAAGGATATCAAAGTCAAGAGTAATAATAACAATAGTAAAAGAAACAGTGACAACATCACAAAATCGAATAGTAAGTCAAAAGaaagatcaaagaaaagaaaacagaatAGTTTGTCTTCCATGcttcaacagaagaagcaacagaaagaacagGAGTCCAAGACCAATTCCTTGAACCTCATGGAATTCATGCAAGGATAG
- the HST3 gene encoding NAD-dependent deacetylase HST3 (Homologous to SIR2 protein 3) (go_component chromatin silencing complex~go_function DNA binding~go_process chromatin silencing; regulation of transcription, DNA-dependent) yields the protein MLTIDLLERKTSADVPAEDMISLNEIFKHIFKAKRTTVVTGAGISCNAGIPDFRSSDGLYNMVRTKFPKTVVKGQDLFDISLFRNEMSLAVFCTFMEGLYKSTLVAKPTETHRFIKILKDKNKLLRCYTQNIDSLESTINLNMGINLSEFDTCHKNFVQNWKNLDVVQLHGNLHKLSCTNCFTNFDWNEKYQSQLAEGLNPQCSKCYEKYEERLYSGKRLTGNIGLLRPDIVLYGEHHPQSEILAQGLNVDIRAKPDMLIVMGTSLKVDGVKKLVRSLSASVHAKGGKVIFINKTPLAKQWDSVFDYEILSDCDSFVRLLKNEVPDLFLTQEQLDSKKLKNN from the coding sequence ATGTTGACAATTGACCTTCTTGAGCGGAAGACGTCGGCAGACGTCCCCGCCGAAGACATGATCAGTCTCAACGAGATCTTCAAGCACATCTTCAAGGCCAAACGAACCACTGTAGTAACAGGAGCAGGCATCTCCTGTAATGCTGGAATCCCTGATTTCCGCTCATCTGACGGCTTGTACAATATGGTCAGAACCAAGTTCCCCAAGACTGTGGTGAAGGGCCAAGACCTCTTTGACATCTCGCTCTTCCGCAACGAAATGTCGTTGGCGGTGTTCTGCACTTTTATGGAAGGCTTGTACAAATCTACCCTCGTAGCAAAACCCACAGAAACGCACAGATTCATCAAGATCCTCAAGGACAAAAACAAACTTCTCAGATGCTACACCCAAAATATCGACTCGCTCGAGTCGACCATCAACCTCAACATGGGCATCAACTTGAGTGAGTTTGACACCTGTCACAAGAATTTTGTCCAGAACTGGAAAAACTTGGATGTAGTACAACTCCATGGAAACTTGCATAAATTGTCTTGTACCAACTGTTTCACCAATTTTGACTGGAACGAAAAATACCAGAGCCAGTTGGCTGAGGGACTCAATCCACAATGTTCCAAGTGCTATGAAAAGTACGAGGAACGACTCTATTCCGGCAAAAGACTAACTGGAAACATCGGGCTTCTTCGTCCAGACATCGTGTTGTATGGAGAACACCATCCCCAGTCCGAAATACTTGCTCAGGGGCTAAATGTAGACATCAGGGCAAAGCCAGATATGTTGATCGTCATGGGAACCTCGCTCAAAGTGGACGGggtcaagaagttggtacGATCACTCTCTGCATCTGTTCACGCCAAAGGCGGAAAagtcattttcatcaacaagacaCCATTAGCTAAGCAATGGGATTCGGTTTTTGACTACGAGATTCTCAGCGACTGCGACTCGTTTGTGaggctcttgaagaatgaagtgCCagacttgttcttgactCAAGAACAGTTGgactccaagaagttgaagaataac